A single Crateriforma conspicua DNA region contains:
- a CDS encoding NHL repeat-containing protein, giving the protein MRMDTNGWMAVRTSGWICLGLVCALSASPTALADLIGITGGKVLVDGKARDLSSVLYRIDAATGMATMIGPTGFQNVGALAVHPLTGRIYAHRNDRTAQVGGQLLELDAVNGQAMLIGDTQIGVPDMTFDSSGNLYAWLQQGSFAGLGSLSRQLVRLDTSTAAVTPMQPSGLNVNQVGLAFAPDGTLYMKSGDPDASQPIPDQRGALFTLDASTGLGTFQTWLSGEPANALTFGPGGRAFTVDRNTGESVLQTIDLQTGELTTIGSIRDASTGDLLQITSIAGATAVPEPQTWGFILVMSASLFRSRRNRQNVASRLPRRGVR; this is encoded by the coding sequence ATGCGAATGGACACCAACGGATGGATGGCGGTACGGACGTCGGGATGGATCTGCTTGGGTTTGGTCTGCGCACTCTCGGCGAGCCCAACCGCCTTGGCGGACCTGATCGGAATCACCGGCGGCAAAGTACTGGTCGATGGCAAAGCCCGTGACCTGTCATCGGTGCTGTACCGCATTGACGCGGCGACCGGGATGGCGACCATGATCGGTCCGACCGGTTTTCAAAACGTCGGCGCATTGGCGGTCCACCCACTGACCGGCCGAATCTATGCCCACCGCAACGACCGCACCGCACAAGTCGGCGGGCAACTGTTGGAACTGGACGCTGTGAACGGTCAGGCCATGCTGATCGGCGACACACAGATCGGCGTCCCCGACATGACGTTCGACTCGTCCGGCAACCTTTACGCCTGGCTACAGCAGGGCAGCTTTGCCGGACTCGGTTCGCTCAGTCGACAACTGGTCCGCTTGGACACGAGCACCGCCGCGGTTACTCCGATGCAGCCATCGGGTTTGAATGTCAATCAGGTCGGCTTGGCGTTCGCGCCCGATGGAACGCTGTACATGAAAAGCGGCGATCCCGATGCCAGCCAGCCCATCCCCGATCAACGCGGCGCTCTGTTCACGTTGGATGCATCCACCGGTCTGGGAACGTTTCAAACTTGGCTCAGCGGCGAACCGGCCAACGCGCTGACCTTCGGGCCCGGCGGACGCGCATTCACCGTCGACCGCAACACCGGTGAATCTGTCTTACAAACGATTGATTTACAGACCGGTGAATTGACCACCATCGGATCCATTCGCGATGCGTCAACCGGCGACCTTCTGCAAATCACGTCGATCGCCGGCGCAACCGCGGTTCCCGAACCCCAGACATGGGGCTTCATTCTTGTGATGTCGGCGTCGCTATTTCGCTCAAGACGCAACCGCCAAAACGTGGCTTCGCGTTTGCCCCGACGTGGTGTCCGTTGA
- a CDS encoding response regulator transcription factor codes for MPPTLFLIEANDFVRLGFRSACSRDLVSIVGEASGLQEATQLLTDQSVDVVLLDADFRDEQALAQLQTLIETIGDARVIVWSDQVSSQSYPSLLRMGVAGLVDKTLSFEQLFCAITSVAEGRYFFCHPQHQSLLKPMRPATTVDTDADRIDQLSIREREVLGLLSDGMTNKQIAEKLFLSVKTIETYRARLMKKLDVRCRAGLTTYARQLQQTA; via the coding sequence ATGCCCCCCACTTTATTTTTGATCGAAGCCAACGACTTCGTCCGACTCGGATTCCGATCCGCGTGCTCGCGTGACCTGGTGTCGATCGTCGGCGAAGCAAGCGGCCTTCAAGAAGCCACCCAATTGCTGACCGACCAATCCGTCGACGTCGTGCTGTTGGATGCCGACTTTCGCGACGAACAAGCGTTGGCGCAACTGCAAACGCTGATCGAAACGATCGGCGATGCCCGCGTGATCGTCTGGTCCGATCAGGTGTCGTCCCAATCCTATCCGTCGTTGTTGCGGATGGGCGTTGCCGGCCTGGTCGACAAAACGCTCAGCTTCGAACAACTGTTCTGTGCGATCACGTCGGTCGCCGAAGGCCGCTATTTCTTCTGCCACCCCCAGCACCAGTCGCTGCTCAAGCCCATGCGACCTGCCACGACGGTGGACACGGATGCCGACCGCATCGACCAGTTGTCCATTCGGGAACGCGAGGTCTTGGGATTGCTGTCCGACGGCATGACCAACAAGCAGATCGCCGAAAAGCTGTTCCTCAGTGTGAAAACGATCGAGACCTACCGGGCTCGGTTGATGAAGAAGCTGGACGTCCGATGCCGCGCGGGATTGACCACGTACGCCCGGCAACTTCAACAGACGGCCTAG